A single region of the Brassica rapa cultivar Chiifu-401-42 chromosome A03, CAAS_Brap_v3.01, whole genome shotgun sequence genome encodes:
- the LOC103857684 gene encoding B3 domain-containing protein REM14 isoform X1, with product MAKKHFFQPLLPGFHSHLVLCLSLSLSLLLYLSCLFLRNELRDGFVFCMLLQTIPVAFFSKHIQGRNDQKTTAKLTSDAASEKTWEVKTEDGRRLTDGWKEFALAHDLRVGDILIFRQEKDMTFHVTLFGPSCCEIQYDSCLDDKNNIGKINSKKNNPKREAECSSSSDPSCFLANVMPSTLRYDSLNLPMSFVRANGLETRCGDIVLMNEKGRSWTLSLKQRLCGRSYIARGWRSFFSANGLKAGDFFTFKLIKRGGTLVLLHKSPSHREPKENEGSEADDEIESLSTESDSDEESNQDEKSLIKRRISIWKASSSPSQNSSVTLTLKPYNVIKCVLTGESVKLKLIWEEDTSCVLKFCSKVKP from the exons ATGGCCAAGAAACATTTCTTTCAGCCCCTTCTTCCTGGCTTCCACAGTCACTTGGtactctgtctctctctctccctctcccttcTTCTATATCTGTCTTGTCTCTTTTTAAGAAACGAACTGAGAGATGGTTTTGTATTTTGCATGTTGCTTCAGACAATTCCTgtagccttcttctccaaacaTATACAAGGAAGAAATGATCAGAAGACTACGGCGAAGCTTACGTCAGACGCAGCGTCGGAGAAAACATGGGAAGTGAAGACAGAAGATGGCCGAAGACTCACTGATGGTTGGAAAGAGTTCGCTCTTGCGCACGATCTTCGAGTGGGTGACATTCTCATTTTCAGACAAGAGAAAGATATGACTTTCCACGTGACACTATTTGGACCAAGTTGCTGTGAGATTCAATATGACTCGTGTTTAGACGACAAGAACAACATAG gGAAGATTAACTCTAAGAAGAATAATCCAAAAAGAGAAGCAGagtgttcttcttcttcagatccCTCTTGTTTCTTGGCCAATGTCATGCCTTCGACCCTACGCTATGACTCACTG AATCTTCCAATGAGTTTTGTGAGGGCAAATGGTCTAGAGACAAGATGTGGAGATATTGTTCTGATGAATGAAAAAGGCAGATCATGGACTTTATCTTTAAAACAAAGACTGTGTGGAAGAAGTTACATCGCACGAGGGTGGAGAAGTTTCTTTAGTGCCAATGGACTCAAGGCTGGAGATTTTTTCACTTTcaaactcatcaaaagaggtGGAACACTAGTTCTTCTACATAAGTCTCCCTCCCACAGAGAACCCAAAGAAAATGAGGGCTCAGAAGCTGATGATGAAATAGAGTCTCTTTCCACAGAATCTGACAGCGATGAAGAGAGCAACCAAGATGAGAAAAGCCTCATCAAGAGGCGTATATCAATATGGAAAGCTTCATCTTCACCATCCCAAAACAGCTCTGTGACATTAACTCTTAAACCTTACAATGTCATAAAGTGTGTACTG ACAGGTGAATCAGTCAAGTTGAAGCTGATTTGGGAAGAAGACACGAGTTGTGTCCTTAAGTTCTGCTCCAAGGTGAAGCCATAA
- the LOC103857684 gene encoding B3 domain-containing protein REM14 isoform X4: MAKKHFFQPLLPGFHSHLTIPVAFFSKHIQGRNDQKTTAKLTSDAASEKTWEVKTEDGRRLTDGWKEFALAHDLRVGDILIFRQEKDMTFHVTLFGPSCCEIQYDSCLDDKNNIGKINSKKNNPKREAECSSSSDPSCFLANVMPSTLRYDSLNLPMSFVRANGLETRCGDIVLMNEKGRSWTLSLKQRLCGRSYIARGWRSFFSANGLKAGDFFTFKLIKRGGTLVLLHKSPSHREPKENEGSEADDEIESLSTESDSDEESNQDEKSLIKRRISIWKASSSPSQNSSVTLTLKPYNVIKCVLTGESVKLKLIWEEDTSCVLKFCSKVKP; encoded by the exons ATGGCCAAGAAACATTTCTTTCAGCCCCTTCTTCCTGGCTTCCACAGTCACTTG ACAATTCCTgtagccttcttctccaaacaTATACAAGGAAGAAATGATCAGAAGACTACGGCGAAGCTTACGTCAGACGCAGCGTCGGAGAAAACATGGGAAGTGAAGACAGAAGATGGCCGAAGACTCACTGATGGTTGGAAAGAGTTCGCTCTTGCGCACGATCTTCGAGTGGGTGACATTCTCATTTTCAGACAAGAGAAAGATATGACTTTCCACGTGACACTATTTGGACCAAGTTGCTGTGAGATTCAATATGACTCGTGTTTAGACGACAAGAACAACATAG gGAAGATTAACTCTAAGAAGAATAATCCAAAAAGAGAAGCAGagtgttcttcttcttcagatccCTCTTGTTTCTTGGCCAATGTCATGCCTTCGACCCTACGCTATGACTCACTG AATCTTCCAATGAGTTTTGTGAGGGCAAATGGTCTAGAGACAAGATGTGGAGATATTGTTCTGATGAATGAAAAAGGCAGATCATGGACTTTATCTTTAAAACAAAGACTGTGTGGAAGAAGTTACATCGCACGAGGGTGGAGAAGTTTCTTTAGTGCCAATGGACTCAAGGCTGGAGATTTTTTCACTTTcaaactcatcaaaagaggtGGAACACTAGTTCTTCTACATAAGTCTCCCTCCCACAGAGAACCCAAAGAAAATGAGGGCTCAGAAGCTGATGATGAAATAGAGTCTCTTTCCACAGAATCTGACAGCGATGAAGAGAGCAACCAAGATGAGAAAAGCCTCATCAAGAGGCGTATATCAATATGGAAAGCTTCATCTTCACCATCCCAAAACAGCTCTGTGACATTAACTCTTAAACCTTACAATGTCATAAAGTGTGTACTG ACAGGTGAATCAGTCAAGTTGAAGCTGATTTGGGAAGAAGACACGAGTTGTGTCCTTAAGTTCTGCTCCAAGGTGAAGCCATAA
- the LOC103857684 gene encoding putative B3 domain-containing protein REM15 isoform X3: MAKKHFFQPLLPGFHSHLVLCLSLSLSLLLYLSCLFLRNELRDGFVFCMLLQTIPVAFFSKHIQGRNDQKTTAKLTSDAASEKTWEVKTEDGRRLTDGWKEFALAHDLRVGDILIFRQEKDMTFHVTLFGPSCCEIQYDSCLDDKNNIGKINSKKNNPKREAECSSSSDPSCFLANVMPSTLRYDSLNLPMSFVRANGLETRCGDIVLMNEKGRSWTLSLKQRLCGRSYIARGWRSFFSANGLKAGDFFTFKLIKRGGTLVLLHKSPSHREPKENEGSEADDEIESLSTESDSDEESNQDEKSLIKRRISIWKASSSPSQNSSVTLTLKPYNVIKCVLLIV; the protein is encoded by the exons ATGGCCAAGAAACATTTCTTTCAGCCCCTTCTTCCTGGCTTCCACAGTCACTTGGtactctgtctctctctctccctctcccttcTTCTATATCTGTCTTGTCTCTTTTTAAGAAACGAACTGAGAGATGGTTTTGTATTTTGCATGTTGCTTCAGACAATTCCTgtagccttcttctccaaacaTATACAAGGAAGAAATGATCAGAAGACTACGGCGAAGCTTACGTCAGACGCAGCGTCGGAGAAAACATGGGAAGTGAAGACAGAAGATGGCCGAAGACTCACTGATGGTTGGAAAGAGTTCGCTCTTGCGCACGATCTTCGAGTGGGTGACATTCTCATTTTCAGACAAGAGAAAGATATGACTTTCCACGTGACACTATTTGGACCAAGTTGCTGTGAGATTCAATATGACTCGTGTTTAGACGACAAGAACAACATAG gGAAGATTAACTCTAAGAAGAATAATCCAAAAAGAGAAGCAGagtgttcttcttcttcagatccCTCTTGTTTCTTGGCCAATGTCATGCCTTCGACCCTACGCTATGACTCACTG AATCTTCCAATGAGTTTTGTGAGGGCAAATGGTCTAGAGACAAGATGTGGAGATATTGTTCTGATGAATGAAAAAGGCAGATCATGGACTTTATCTTTAAAACAAAGACTGTGTGGAAGAAGTTACATCGCACGAGGGTGGAGAAGTTTCTTTAGTGCCAATGGACTCAAGGCTGGAGATTTTTTCACTTTcaaactcatcaaaagaggtGGAACACTAGTTCTTCTACATAAGTCTCCCTCCCACAGAGAACCCAAAGAAAATGAGGGCTCAGAAGCTGATGATGAAATAGAGTCTCTTTCCACAGAATCTGACAGCGATGAAGAGAGCAACCAAGATGAGAAAAGCCTCATCAAGAGGCGTATATCAATATGGAAAGCTTCATCTTCACCATCCCAAAACAGCTCTGTGACATTAACTCTTAAACCTTACAATGTCATAAAGTGTGTACTG CTAATTGTGTAA
- the LOC103857684 gene encoding putative B3 domain-containing protein REM15 isoform X2 produces the protein MAKKHFFQPLLPGFHSHLVLCLSLSLSLLLYLSCLFLRNELRDGFVFCMLLQTIPVAFFSKHIQGRNDQKTTAKLTSDAASEKTWEVKTEDGRRLTDGWKEFALAHDLRVGDILIFRQEKDMTFHVTLFGPSCCEIQYDSCLDDKNNIGKINSKKNNPKREAECSSSSDPSCFLANVMPSTLRYDSLNLPMSFVRANGLETRCGDIVLMNEKGRSWTLSLKQRLCGRSYIARGWRSFFSANGLKAGDFFTFKLIKRGGTLVLLHKSPSHREPKENEGSEADDEIESLSTESDSDEESNQDEKSLIKRRISIWKASSSPSQNSSVTLTLKPYNVIKCVLVNQSS, from the exons ATGGCCAAGAAACATTTCTTTCAGCCCCTTCTTCCTGGCTTCCACAGTCACTTGGtactctgtctctctctctccctctcccttcTTCTATATCTGTCTTGTCTCTTTTTAAGAAACGAACTGAGAGATGGTTTTGTATTTTGCATGTTGCTTCAGACAATTCCTgtagccttcttctccaaacaTATACAAGGAAGAAATGATCAGAAGACTACGGCGAAGCTTACGTCAGACGCAGCGTCGGAGAAAACATGGGAAGTGAAGACAGAAGATGGCCGAAGACTCACTGATGGTTGGAAAGAGTTCGCTCTTGCGCACGATCTTCGAGTGGGTGACATTCTCATTTTCAGACAAGAGAAAGATATGACTTTCCACGTGACACTATTTGGACCAAGTTGCTGTGAGATTCAATATGACTCGTGTTTAGACGACAAGAACAACATAG gGAAGATTAACTCTAAGAAGAATAATCCAAAAAGAGAAGCAGagtgttcttcttcttcagatccCTCTTGTTTCTTGGCCAATGTCATGCCTTCGACCCTACGCTATGACTCACTG AATCTTCCAATGAGTTTTGTGAGGGCAAATGGTCTAGAGACAAGATGTGGAGATATTGTTCTGATGAATGAAAAAGGCAGATCATGGACTTTATCTTTAAAACAAAGACTGTGTGGAAGAAGTTACATCGCACGAGGGTGGAGAAGTTTCTTTAGTGCCAATGGACTCAAGGCTGGAGATTTTTTCACTTTcaaactcatcaaaagaggtGGAACACTAGTTCTTCTACATAAGTCTCCCTCCCACAGAGAACCCAAAGAAAATGAGGGCTCAGAAGCTGATGATGAAATAGAGTCTCTTTCCACAGAATCTGACAGCGATGAAGAGAGCAACCAAGATGAGAAAAGCCTCATCAAGAGGCGTATATCAATATGGAAAGCTTCATCTTCACCATCCCAAAACAGCTCTGTGACATTAACTCTTAAACCTTACAATGTCATAAAGTGTGTACTG GTGAATCAGTCAAGTTGA